One Athene noctua chromosome 30, bAthNoc1.hap1.1, whole genome shotgun sequence genomic region harbors:
- the TMEM106C gene encoding transmembrane protein 106C, producing the protein MGSVLSLSVNNSTSRQSKKPEDDDDDLLDSRDRVEDIAKFPYVEFTGQDSITCPTCQGTGCIPTEQVNELVALIPYSDQRLRPQRTKLYVLLSVLLCLLVSGLVVFFLFPHSVLVDDDGIKVVQVWFDKKNSVVILAITATLRIRNSNFYSVTVTSLTSQVQYMNTVVGTQQITNVSSIQPLSDKLVNFTVKAELGGPFSYVYFFCTFPKVKVHNIVIFMRTSVKFSYIGHVTQSALETYHYVDCSSNSTAAQDPLPAPSRSARGAAKAETKP; encoded by the exons ATGGGTTCTGTGCTTTCCCTCTCTGTCAATAACTCCACCTCGAGGCAGAGCAAGAAGCCTGAGGATGACGACGACGACTTACTCGATAGCCGAGACCGTGTGGAGGACATTGCCAAGTTTCCATATGTCGAATTCACGGGTCAGGACAGCATCACCTGTCCCACTTGCCAAGGCACCGGCTGCATTCCCACAG AGCAGGTAAACGAGTTGGTGGCTCTGATACCCTACAGTGACCAGCGGCTTCGTCCACAGAGAAC GAAGCTCTACGTCCTGCTGTCggtgctgctctgcctcctggtATCGGGGctggtggttttcttcctgttccCACACTCCGTCCTGGTGGATGATGATGGTATTAAAGTGGTTCAGGTTTGGTTCGACAAGAAGAACTCCGTTGTCATTCTTGCCATCACG GCCACGTTACGCATCAGGAACTCCAACTTCTACTCGGTGACGGTGACCAGCCTGACTAGTCAGGTGCAGTACATGAACACCGTGGTGGGAACCCAGCAGATCACCAACGTCTCCAGCATCCAGCCTCTGAGCGACAAACTG GTGAATTTCACGGTGAAGGCAGAGCTGGGTGGACCCTTCTCCTATGTGTA TTTCTTCTGCACGTTTCCCAAGGTGAAGGTACATAACATCGTCATCTTCATGAG GACGTCGGTGAAGTTCTCCTACATCGGCCACGTGACGCAGAGTGCTCTGGAAACGTACCACTACGTGGACTGCAGTTCCAACTCCACGGCTGCCCAGGACCCGCTGCCTGCCCCGTCCCGCTCAGCACGGGGTGCAGCCAAAGCTGAGACCAAGCCCTGA